From Chryseobacterium sp. IHB B 17019, one genomic window encodes:
- the ubiE gene encoding bifunctional demethylmenaquinone methyltransferase/2-methoxy-6-polyprenyl-1,4-benzoquinol methylase UbiE, whose amino-acid sequence MTKDINQVTPYNSEATKKSQVEDMFDNIAPKYDLLNHVLSMKIDVLWRNTLVKWMKNDNPQEVLDVATGTGDLAITIEKGTGSKVIGLDLSQQMLNVGVIKIKKLKLDGKISMQKGDAENLPFEDNRFDAVSVAFGVRNFENLTKGLAELRRVVKDNKSVYILEFSKVEGFLAPFYMFYFKNILPAIGRLVSKDNRAYTYLPDSVNAFPFGEKMKQILLDTGFKKVEYKKLSLGIATIYKATK is encoded by the coding sequence TTGACAAAAGATATAAACCAAGTTACTCCCTACAATTCAGAGGCTACAAAGAAGAGCCAGGTAGAGGATATGTTCGACAATATTGCACCGAAATATGATCTTTTGAATCATGTTTTGTCCATGAAAATTGATGTTTTGTGGAGAAATACTTTGGTGAAATGGATGAAAAATGATAATCCGCAGGAAGTGCTGGATGTGGCTACAGGAACGGGAGATCTGGCTATTACGATTGAAAAAGGAACGGGTTCCAAAGTAATTGGTTTAGATTTATCGCAACAAATGTTAAATGTTGGCGTTATTAAAATAAAAAAACTTAAATTAGACGGCAAAATTTCCATGCAAAAAGGAGATGCAGAAAATTTACCTTTCGAGGACAATAGATTCGATGCTGTTTCCGTTGCATTTGGAGTAAGGAATTTTGAAAACCTTACCAAAGGTTTAGCGGAATTGAGAAGAGTAGTGAAGGATAACAAGAGTGTTTATATACTGGAGTTTTCAAAGGTTGAGGGTTTTCTGGCGCCATTTTATATGTTTTATTTCAAAAATATATTACCTGCTATCGGCAGACTGGTTTCCAAAGACAATAGGGCATATACATACCTTCCGGATTCTGTAAATGCTTTTCCTTTCGGGGAAAAAATGAAACAAATTCTTTTAGATACAGGATTTAAAAAAGTTGAATATAAAAAACTTAGTTTAGGTATAGCCACAATTTATAAAGCAACAAAGTAA